A stretch of DNA from Coccidioides posadasii str. Silveira chromosome 1, complete sequence:
TCAAATGACATGCTGACGGAAGACATCTACGTACGTTACTGCATTTAAGAAACGTCGTTGCCGTGTCTGCTGCATTCCCCCTTTTTCTGTGCCTGCTGCAACTTCTCGAACGCTGGATCATGCACGTCCTTTCTAGGGACAATACCTTGCGTGTTTATTTCGGGACTGCTATAATAGAGGCCCCGGGACGTTGCCCGGGGCTATAATACTGTTTCAGCATAGATAGACTAGATTCGATGCTTTTAGTGTGATACCTTGTGCCCCGTTTCCTTGGATCTACGTTTGAGGCTGACGACCTGTGCTTTTTCGGGATTACTTGGGTTTCTATAGGCCTTAAAAGCTGCGACGCAACGCCTTTCCACTTACGTAGTGGAATTGGAAGGCAAACTGGACCAGTTGCAGAAGAAAAAATGACTATAAACGCCATACTCACGTCTGGCTGGCTTTCGTCGCGACTGCCTTCATTCCCCATGAAATGTTTGTCTCCCTCATTCGGCTCTTGCAAGTTCATTTCTGCTTATCCGCTGTGTGTACTTGTATGTAATTTGAGCTTTTGTGTTCAGCAATTAGATCTCGAGGTCGTTACCATTTAAAACCTAAACAGAATGCGTGCAAAAGAATACAGCGGGTAATGGTATCTGTTTGTGATGCAGAAGTTGCTCTCTTCCGATCCACACAAGATTCATCTGCATTGCATTATTTGGTATCCAATAACAATGATACTTCTTCTGCATTATTAGAGCTTTGTTCTTTtcaaaaaataataaaaaaaaaaaaaaaggagagagagaagggaagaaagggaagaaaggaagaaagaaaacaattTAAATTTCCCCCCTAGTAGAAATCAACGACTGGCTGCGCAGAAGCTGTGGTGCAAACAAGCCAAACATCACCACCTCCCGCCACTCTCTCCAAAACCACGCCGATGGGACAATTGATCCAACCTAGCAAGCACAGACAGGCATCCAATTATTATTATCGAAATGTCGCACCTCATTGAGGTCTTGCCCACGGGCACGTCCCATACCTCCGCACCGGGCTGGGCCTACGTTCCAGACATCCGTCCTGACATCCCACGCCAGGGTAGAGCTACCACCGCCGGGCGAAAACGAGGCGTGAGAGACTCTGCAATCGGACGCGGAGATATCTCATCGAAGCAGCAGAACGCGATTTTGAGACGACTCGCAGAGCTTGATCGGGATAACCCCAAAGATGTCCATATTCCGATTCCAACCAAGCAGAAGGATTCCAGTTCAAGGGGTACGACCTCTTCACCCTCGATCATGATTTTCTTCCCCCTCAGGAGCTTACAAAAGTGTTGTTGATAGGTTCGCGAGGCAAGACCACCTCCAATGTTCGCCGCATCTTAATGTCTCAgaaagctttcaaaaactaTCTCGACGACGAAGAGGCCGCTGTCTTACTCGCTCCGACCACCGCGCCACGACCAAACGCTCCACGAGCTGGCAAAACACCC
This window harbors:
- a CDS encoding uncharacterized protein (EggNog:ENOG410PW5K~COG:S~BUSCO:12856at33183), yielding MSHLIEVLPTGTSHTSAPGWAYVPDIRPDIPRQGRATTAGRKRGVRDSAIGRGDISSKQQNAILRRLAELDRDNPKDVHIPIPTKQKDSSSRGSRGKTTSNVRRILMSQKAFKNYLDDEEAAVLLAPTTAPRPNAPRAGKTPPTSSKTTPKISKQSRPDPPEPVVSQLITSEFDNDPLLRSYIPSAPSERIVQALLSEPPLTYKTSCATFPDELNRKRPRQFCGICGYWGKMKCIRCQARVCGLECQRTHDETACGRIFA